The following proteins come from a genomic window of Mycobacterium sp. DL:
- a CDS encoding molybdopterin-dependent oxidoreductase, which yields MSPESDPRTVHTFCRYCLASCGVDVTVQNNRVVKISADKQNPHTWHDFCAKGRTAGRLVEHPRRILNPMRRVGESYVEATWEEAIADIAARMNAVIDADCPDAVGVYYGNPSGFSSSNIIFMNGWLDAIGTHSRYFVGSIDQNAMHVVAAAMYGSILMAPVSDIDNCDYFLLIGTNPAVSAWNWLETVPGGWRRALARQGQGATIVVVDPLLTESAEKADRHLAVRPGQDWALLLAMVKVILDEGLEHRQDCAELATGVAELRTLVADADINDLARRCDLDSAQIVDVAREFASAERAMVVTRTGVSMHLTGTVAEWLGHVLNVITGRMDRPGGRRYEPGYVDAIRMSGMVKTSPHRNRLSGREMVAGAHALSELPDEITTPGPGQIRAMLINCGNPVVSGPDGARLDEALSQLDLLVVIDFVQRESHRHAHWLLPAVHWLERDDLLAFTSNMHDEPYLQYGAKAVEPPPGARQEWRIFVDLAIAMGKPLFRAKGFNSFITATRRAAALTGTPRLEFTPHWIDRLVLATGRKFNGRRIRWRDVLAHPHGWVLGPREFGHFKEALRTPDKKVHVAPPEFVARTTELLAEPPVEAPAGYPFQLANRRHRHSMNSWLNEIPGLHPAGKGTEVLIHPEDAAALGISNGDRVSVFSAVGAIDLDAALSERPRPGVVIIDHGWGSRVFDPRGGAAPESFGVNRNLLVDGGPVDPLSQTSALNSSYVGVRRVG from the coding sequence ATGAGCCCCGAGTCGGACCCGAGGACGGTTCACACGTTCTGCAGGTACTGCCTGGCCTCGTGCGGTGTCGACGTGACGGTGCAGAACAACCGGGTGGTGAAGATCTCCGCCGACAAGCAGAACCCGCACACCTGGCACGACTTCTGCGCCAAGGGTCGCACCGCCGGTCGACTCGTCGAGCATCCGAGGCGGATCCTCAATCCGATGCGCCGGGTGGGCGAGTCCTACGTCGAAGCGACGTGGGAGGAGGCGATCGCCGACATCGCGGCCCGGATGAACGCCGTCATCGACGCCGACTGCCCGGACGCTGTCGGCGTGTACTACGGAAATCCGTCCGGCTTCTCGTCGTCCAACATCATCTTCATGAACGGCTGGCTGGACGCGATCGGCACCCACAGTCGGTACTTCGTCGGCTCGATCGACCAGAACGCGATGCACGTGGTGGCGGCGGCCATGTACGGGTCGATTCTGATGGCACCGGTCTCCGATATCGACAACTGCGACTACTTCCTGCTCATCGGCACCAACCCCGCAGTCAGCGCGTGGAACTGGCTGGAGACTGTGCCCGGTGGGTGGCGACGCGCACTGGCTCGCCAGGGGCAGGGCGCCACGATCGTCGTCGTCGACCCACTGCTCACCGAATCCGCAGAGAAGGCCGACCGTCACCTGGCGGTGCGGCCGGGCCAGGACTGGGCCCTGCTGCTCGCGATGGTCAAGGTGATCCTCGACGAGGGCCTCGAGCACCGGCAGGACTGCGCCGAACTCGCCACCGGCGTGGCGGAGCTGCGGACCCTCGTCGCCGACGCCGACATCAACGACCTTGCGCGGCGGTGCGACCTCGACAGCGCTCAGATCGTCGACGTGGCAAGGGAGTTCGCATCTGCCGAACGCGCGATGGTAGTGACCCGCACGGGAGTGTCGATGCACCTGACCGGCACCGTCGCGGAATGGCTCGGCCACGTGCTCAATGTGATCACCGGACGGATGGACCGCCCCGGTGGCCGACGGTACGAGCCCGGTTACGTCGACGCGATCCGGATGTCCGGCATGGTCAAGACGAGCCCGCACCGCAACCGACTGTCGGGTCGCGAGATGGTGGCCGGAGCCCACGCGCTGTCCGAACTCCCCGACGAGATCACCACACCCGGACCAGGCCAGATCCGGGCGATGCTGATCAACTGTGGCAATCCCGTGGTGTCCGGACCCGATGGGGCCAGGCTCGACGAGGCGCTGTCGCAACTGGACCTGCTGGTGGTGATCGACTTCGTGCAACGCGAAAGCCATCGCCACGCGCACTGGTTGCTGCCCGCGGTGCACTGGCTCGAACGCGATGATCTGCTGGCGTTCACCAGCAACATGCACGACGAGCCCTATCTGCAGTACGGCGCCAAAGCCGTCGAGCCACCCCCGGGCGCACGCCAGGAGTGGCGGATCTTCGTCGACCTCGCGATCGCGATGGGCAAACCGCTGTTCCGCGCCAAGGGTTTCAACAGCTTCATCACCGCCACCCGTCGGGCCGCCGCTCTGACGGGCACACCGCGACTGGAGTTCACTCCGCACTGGATCGACCGCCTTGTGCTCGCCACCGGCCGGAAGTTCAACGGCCGCAGGATCAGATGGCGCGATGTGCTCGCGCATCCGCACGGCTGGGTGCTGGGCCCGCGGGAATTCGGGCACTTCAAGGAAGCGCTGCGCACGCCCGACAAGAAGGTACACGTGGCGCCGCCCGAATTCGTCGCGCGGACAACCGAACTCCTGGCCGAACCTCCTGTCGAGGCCCCCGCAGGCTATCCGTTCCAGCTGGCCAACCGGCGGCACCGGCACTCGATGAACTCCTGGCTCAACGAGATACCCGGGCTGCACCCGGCGGGCAAGGGCACCGAGGTGCTCATCCACCCCGAGGACGCCGCCGCGCTGGGCATCAGCAACGGCGATCGGGTTTCGGTGTTCTCGGCGGTGGGCGCGATCGACCTCGATGCCGCGCTGAGCGAGCGACCCCGGCCCGGCGTGGTGATCATCGACCATGGCTGGGGCTCAAGAGTTTTCGACCCACGCGGCGGCGCGGCCCCCGAGTCGTTCGGGGTCAACCGCAACCTGCTGGTCGACGGCGGGCCGGTGGACCCACTGTCGCAGACCTCGGCGCTGAACTCGTCCTACGTCGGCGTCCGACGCGTGGGCTGA
- a CDS encoding heavy metal translocating P-type ATPase, which produces MNTVELSIGGMTCASCAARVEKKLNKLDTVTATVNFATEKARVRFGDDVTPEQLVATVEATGYQARLPEPSPGAEDRPSTDPTAALRQRLLICLALSIPVILMAMAPALQFTNWQWLSLTLAAPVVVWGAWPFHRAAWANLRHGTATMDTLISVGTLAALGWSVFALFWGTAGTPGMTHPFELTIARTDGTGNIYLEAAAGVTTFILAGRYFEARAKRQAGTALRALLEMGAKEVSVRRDGAERRIPVEQLQIEDEFVVRPGEKIAADGIVVEGSSAVDASMLTGESVPVEVAPGDPVVGATVNIDGRLVVRAGRVGADTQLAQMARMVEDAQNGKAQAQRLADRISAVFVPVVIALSVATLGFWLGTGVSVAAAFTAAVAVLIIACPCALGLATPTALMVGTGRGAQLGILIKGPEVLESTRRVDTVIVDKTGTVTTGTMTLFDVFAVDDEQPDEVLRIAGAVESPSEHPIARAITAGARDKLGELPAVDAFANLRGLGVEGTVDGHPVLLGRLQLLADRSYTIPEGLADVTERAELEGRTVVAVGWNGRARGLLMVADSVKPTSAEAVSLLKRLGLTPIMVTGDNAAVARAVAAQVGINEVIAGVLPQDKVDTVTRLQNEGRVVAMVGDGVNDAAALAQADLGLAMGSGTDVAIEASDLTLIGDDLRAVPDAIRLSRRTLSTIKGNLFWAFGYNVAALPLAAAGLLNPMIAGAAMAFSSVFVVGNSLRLRGFTPSR; this is translated from the coding sequence ATGAACACCGTCGAACTCTCGATCGGCGGGATGACGTGCGCGTCGTGCGCCGCACGCGTGGAGAAGAAGCTCAACAAACTCGACACCGTGACCGCCACCGTCAACTTCGCGACCGAAAAGGCCCGCGTGCGTTTCGGTGACGACGTCACCCCCGAACAACTCGTCGCCACCGTCGAGGCCACCGGCTACCAGGCCCGACTGCCCGAGCCCTCCCCCGGCGCCGAAGACCGGCCCTCCACCGATCCGACTGCGGCGCTTCGCCAACGGCTCCTGATCTGCCTTGCCCTGTCGATCCCGGTGATCCTGATGGCGATGGCCCCCGCCCTGCAGTTCACGAACTGGCAGTGGCTGTCCCTGACGCTCGCCGCGCCCGTCGTGGTGTGGGGCGCCTGGCCGTTCCACCGGGCGGCGTGGGCGAACCTGCGGCACGGCACCGCGACGATGGACACGCTGATCTCGGTGGGAACCCTCGCCGCACTGGGCTGGTCGGTTTTTGCGCTGTTCTGGGGCACCGCAGGCACACCGGGGATGACACACCCGTTCGAGCTGACGATCGCCCGCACCGACGGCACCGGCAACATCTATCTCGAAGCGGCCGCCGGGGTGACCACCTTCATCCTGGCGGGCCGGTACTTCGAAGCACGCGCCAAGCGGCAAGCCGGCACCGCCCTGCGCGCGCTGCTGGAGATGGGCGCCAAGGAGGTCTCGGTTCGCCGGGACGGTGCGGAGCGGCGCATCCCCGTCGAGCAACTGCAGATCGAGGACGAGTTCGTGGTCCGCCCCGGCGAGAAGATCGCCGCGGACGGCATTGTCGTCGAAGGCAGTTCGGCGGTGGATGCGTCGATGCTCACCGGTGAGTCGGTGCCGGTGGAGGTCGCACCCGGCGATCCCGTGGTGGGCGCGACGGTGAACATCGACGGCCGACTGGTGGTGCGGGCCGGCCGTGTCGGCGCCGACACCCAGTTGGCGCAGATGGCCCGGATGGTCGAGGACGCGCAGAACGGCAAAGCTCAGGCGCAGCGGCTGGCGGACCGGATCTCCGCGGTGTTCGTCCCGGTCGTGATCGCATTGTCAGTGGCCACGTTGGGATTCTGGCTCGGCACTGGGGTTTCGGTCGCCGCGGCGTTCACAGCGGCGGTAGCGGTGCTGATCATCGCGTGCCCCTGCGCTCTGGGATTGGCCACCCCGACAGCGCTGATGGTCGGGACCGGCCGAGGCGCGCAGTTGGGCATCCTGATCAAGGGACCCGAGGTGCTGGAGTCCACCCGGCGGGTGGACACGGTGATCGTCGACAAGACCGGCACCGTGACGACAGGGACGATGACGCTGTTCGACGTGTTCGCAGTCGATGACGAGCAACCCGACGAGGTGCTCAGAATCGCCGGCGCAGTGGAGAGTCCGTCGGAGCACCCCATCGCCCGGGCGATCACCGCCGGCGCCCGCGACAAACTCGGGGAACTCCCTGCCGTCGATGCTTTCGCCAACCTCAGGGGCCTTGGCGTGGAGGGTACGGTCGACGGTCACCCCGTGCTGCTGGGTCGGCTTCAACTGCTGGCCGATCGTTCGTACACGATTCCCGAGGGGCTGGCCGACGTCACGGAGCGCGCCGAACTCGAGGGTCGGACGGTGGTCGCCGTGGGCTGGAACGGCCGGGCCCGCGGGCTGCTGATGGTGGCCGATTCGGTGAAACCCACTTCCGCCGAAGCTGTTTCGCTGCTCAAACGACTCGGGCTGACACCCATCATGGTCACCGGTGACAACGCAGCGGTCGCTCGCGCCGTGGCCGCGCAGGTCGGCATCAACGAGGTGATCGCCGGGGTGCTGCCACAGGACAAGGTCGACACCGTCACACGTCTGCAGAATGAGGGCAGAGTGGTGGCGATGGTCGGCGACGGCGTCAACGATGCCGCCGCACTGGCGCAGGCCGACCTCGGCCTGGCCATGGGCAGCGGCACCGACGTGGCGATCGAAGCGAGCGATCTGACACTGATCGGTGACGACCTGCGGGCCGTGCCGGACGCTATCCGGTTGTCCCGCAGGACCCTGAGCACGATCAAGGGCAACCTGTTCTGGGCGTTCGGCTACAACGTCGCCGCGTTGCCGCTCGCCGCCGCGGGGCTGCTGAATCCGATGATCGCTGGTGCCGCAATGGCATTCAGCTCGGTGTTCGTCGTCGGCAACAGCCTGCGGCTGCGTGGGTTCACCCCGTCGCGCTGA
- a CDS encoding nitroreductase family deazaflavin-dependent oxidoreductase, whose amino-acid sequence MGIALWIEQNIGYRLLMVHDKVYKSTNGRLGHRIPLPGVAPSLLLHTVGAKTGKQRTNTLSYFPDRGDYLVVASKGGDPKAPGWYHNLKANPDIEINVGPKRLAVTAKPVLPDDPDYARMWKLVNAQNSNRYEGYQRRTSRPIPIVRLSP is encoded by the coding sequence ATGGGCATCGCACTCTGGATCGAGCAGAACATCGGATACCGACTGCTGATGGTGCACGACAAGGTCTACAAGAGCACCAACGGTCGCCTGGGACACCGCATCCCGCTGCCCGGCGTGGCGCCGAGCCTGCTGCTGCACACCGTGGGCGCCAAGACCGGCAAACAGCGCACGAACACCCTGTCGTACTTTCCCGACCGTGGCGACTATCTGGTGGTCGCCTCCAAGGGCGGTGACCCGAAAGCGCCCGGCTGGTATCACAACCTGAAGGCCAACCCCGACATCGAGATCAACGTCGGCCCAAAGCGATTGGCCGTGACGGCGAAACCTGTGCTTCCCGACGATCCCGACTACGCCCGGATGTGGAAGCTGGTGAATGCGCAGAACTCGAACCGCTACGAGGGCTATCAGCGGCGGACGTCGCGGCCGATCCCGATCGTCCGGCTCTCCCCTTAG
- a CDS encoding heavy metal-associated domain-containing protein, with the protein MSSTTITVAGMSCGGCASSVRAELSAIPGVVDVTIDVSNGTVTIDSDAPVEATAVRTAVEEAGYQLAG; encoded by the coding sequence ATGAGCAGCACGACCATCACCGTCGCCGGCATGAGCTGCGGCGGGTGCGCCTCGTCGGTGCGCGCCGAACTCTCCGCAATCCCCGGCGTCGTCGACGTCACCATCGACGTCTCCAACGGTACGGTGACGATCGACAGCGACGCGCCCGTCGAGGCCACGGCCGTGCGGACAGCAGTGGAAGAAGCCGGCTACCAGCTGGCAGGCTGA
- a CDS encoding adenylate/guanylate cyclase domain-containing protein: MRDDVDLETSGLLDGLEGEARTERAELIHWLLERGVRAEQIRATPAPMLLGSRRAIGDDGVYVSACEAAAKAGVDLELFERIQRAMGLPRVDDPDAAVFLRADAEAAKFTREFLAAGIDADELVQITRLLGDGLARAAEAMRYAALAAVMRPGVTELEIAQASEVLVGNVAPLLGPMIEEVLLLQLRHAIETEAVNATERAEGQHLPGARMVTIGFADLVGFTGLGEALPPEDLERLSQRLADLTRDVAVGPVRFIKTIGDEVMLVSPDPAPLLDAVLQLVDAAESDDGFPRLRVGVASGMAVSREGDWFGSPVNLAARVTGAARPGSVLVAEATREAIGDDERFTWSFAGAKHLKGIKPDVKAFRARRAE; this comes from the coding sequence GTGCGTGACGACGTCGATCTCGAGACATCAGGACTGCTGGACGGGCTCGAAGGTGAGGCACGGACAGAGCGGGCCGAGTTGATCCACTGGCTTCTGGAGCGGGGAGTCCGTGCTGAGCAGATCCGCGCCACCCCGGCACCGATGCTGCTGGGCTCCCGGCGCGCCATCGGCGACGACGGCGTGTACGTGTCCGCGTGCGAGGCAGCGGCCAAAGCCGGCGTCGACCTCGAGCTGTTCGAGCGAATTCAGCGGGCCATGGGGCTGCCCAGGGTCGACGATCCGGACGCCGCGGTGTTTCTGCGTGCCGACGCCGAGGCGGCGAAGTTCACCCGGGAGTTCCTCGCAGCGGGCATCGATGCCGACGAGCTGGTGCAGATCACCCGGCTCCTCGGCGACGGTCTGGCCCGGGCGGCTGAGGCGATGCGGTATGCCGCGCTGGCCGCGGTGATGCGGCCGGGCGTAACCGAATTGGAGATCGCGCAGGCGTCCGAGGTTCTCGTCGGCAACGTCGCGCCGCTGCTGGGGCCGATGATCGAAGAGGTGCTGCTGCTTCAGTTGCGCCACGCGATCGAGACGGAAGCCGTCAATGCCACCGAGCGCGCGGAAGGGCAGCATCTGCCCGGCGCGCGGATGGTGACGATCGGGTTCGCCGATCTTGTCGGTTTCACCGGGTTGGGTGAAGCGCTTCCACCCGAGGACCTCGAGCGGCTCTCGCAGCGGCTGGCCGACCTCACCCGCGACGTTGCGGTCGGGCCGGTGCGATTCATCAAGACCATCGGCGACGAGGTGATGCTCGTCAGCCCGGACCCGGCCCCGCTACTCGACGCGGTTCTGCAGCTGGTCGACGCCGCCGAGAGCGACGACGGGTTCCCGCGGCTGCGTGTCGGCGTCGCGAGCGGCATGGCGGTGAGCCGGGAGGGGGATTGGTTCGGCAGCCCGGTCAACCTGGCGGCCCGGGTGACCGGTGCGGCACGCCCCGGGTCGGTGCTCGTGGCCGAGGCGACCCGCGAGGCGATCGGCGACGACGAGCGGTTCACGTGGTCGTTCGCCGGTGCCAAACACCTCAAGGGCATCAAGCCGGATGTGAAGGCATTCAGGGCGCGACGCGCAGAGTGA
- a CDS encoding AIM24 family protein, whose product MTGPGQGSWQPDPEGRYEYRWFDGQQWTDQVSVQGQVSRAPLGGAPQTESATDPGRYGQHQAQHQGGQAQPVLGGADGFAGISGDLVDGRFSEKESKAIANQNSRLLRVRLGEPFMARQGSMVAYQGNVDFAFEGGGASKFIKKALTGEGLPLMRCSGQGDVFLAERSYHVHLLNLTNTGLSISGKNVLAFSTSLDWNIERVKGGSIATGGLFNTTLRGSGWVALTTDGPPVVLNAAEAPTFADTQAVVAWSANLQTQLKTSFKAGALIGRGSGEAVQVSFYGNGFVIVQPSEGFQITAAQ is encoded by the coding sequence ATGACAGGACCTGGACAAGGCAGTTGGCAGCCCGACCCCGAGGGTCGTTACGAGTACCGGTGGTTCGACGGACAGCAGTGGACCGATCAGGTCTCTGTCCAAGGTCAGGTGAGTAGGGCCCCGCTGGGCGGCGCGCCCCAGACGGAATCGGCGACAGACCCGGGCAGATACGGCCAGCACCAGGCCCAGCACCAGGGCGGCCAGGCGCAGCCCGTGCTCGGCGGAGCCGACGGATTCGCCGGCATCAGCGGTGACCTGGTCGACGGCCGGTTCAGCGAGAAGGAATCCAAGGCGATCGCCAACCAGAACTCGAGGCTGCTCCGGGTCCGGCTGGGCGAGCCGTTCATGGCCAGGCAGGGATCGATGGTGGCCTACCAGGGCAACGTGGATTTCGCCTTCGAGGGCGGCGGGGCGTCGAAGTTCATCAAGAAGGCCCTCACCGGTGAGGGACTGCCCTTGATGCGCTGCTCCGGCCAGGGCGACGTCTTCCTCGCCGAGCGGTCCTACCACGTGCACCTGCTGAATCTGACGAACACGGGCCTGTCGATCAGCGGAAAGAACGTCCTGGCCTTCTCCACGAGCCTCGACTGGAACATCGAGAGGGTCAAGGGCGGCAGCATCGCGACGGGCGGACTGTTCAACACCACGCTGCGCGGCAGCGGTTGGGTCGCGCTGACCACCGACGGCCCACCCGTCGTGCTCAACGCGGCCGAGGCCCCGACGTTCGCCGACACCCAGGCGGTGGTGGCGTGGTCGGCGAACCTGCAGACGCAGCTGAAAACGAGCTTCAAGGCAGGCGCCCTCATCGGCCGCGGCTCCGGCGAGGCCGTGCAGGTGTCGTTCTACGGCAACGGATTTGTCATCGTGCAGCCCTCGGAGGGGTTCCAGATCACGGCGGCGCAGTAG
- a CDS encoding HIT family protein, translating into MTCVFCAIVAGDAPAIRIHEDDDYLAILDIRPFTKGHTLVFPKNHVVDLTDTPPDTVAGMATLGQRIARAARVSGLHADGNNIAINDGKAAFQSVFHIHLHVVPRRTGDKLSFAKGMFVRRDPDREQSGRLLREALARIDTAEKD; encoded by the coding sequence ATGACCTGCGTGTTCTGTGCCATCGTCGCCGGGGATGCCCCCGCCATCCGGATCCACGAGGACGACGACTACCTCGCCATCCTCGACATCCGACCGTTCACCAAGGGGCACACGCTGGTCTTCCCGAAGAACCACGTCGTTGATCTGACCGACACTCCCCCGGACACCGTGGCCGGGATGGCGACCCTCGGCCAGCGCATCGCGAGAGCGGCACGGGTCTCCGGTCTGCACGCAGACGGCAACAACATCGCCATCAACGACGGCAAGGCCGCGTTCCAGTCGGTGTTCCACATCCATCTCCATGTGGTGCCGCGACGGACCGGCGACAAGCTGTCCTTCGCCAAGGGCATGTTCGTGCGACGGGACCCCGACCGCGAGCAGTCCGGTCGACTGCTGCGTGAGGCACTGGCGCGGATCGACACCGCAGAGAAGGATTGA
- a CDS encoding DUF305 domain-containing protein, with protein MRRHSVLAGAGAVGATLVLLMSGCSSTATEAEGEQSTQDQESTSQAASSHNDVDATFARDMIPHHEQAIVMSDIVLAKDGIDPRVSELAEQIKAAQNPEIETMRGWLAQWGTDSAPSGHEGHDMSGEMSGDMSAHEEMGMMTEQQLEQLRQAQGAEASRLFLDGMIAHHEGAVRMAQTEIDGGQSEAARQLANDIVDTQQREIVVMKQILGTL; from the coding sequence ATGCGCAGACACAGTGTGCTGGCCGGAGCGGGTGCCGTGGGAGCCACCCTCGTGTTGCTGATGTCGGGGTGCAGCAGCACCGCGACAGAAGCCGAGGGCGAGCAGAGTACGCAGGACCAGGAGTCGACATCGCAGGCGGCCAGTTCGCACAACGACGTGGATGCGACGTTCGCCCGGGACATGATTCCCCACCATGAGCAGGCGATCGTGATGAGCGACATCGTGCTGGCCAAGGACGGGATCGACCCACGCGTCAGCGAGCTGGCCGAACAGATCAAGGCGGCGCAGAATCCCGAGATCGAGACCATGCGGGGCTGGCTCGCACAGTGGGGAACGGACTCGGCACCCTCAGGTCACGAAGGTCACGACATGTCCGGCGAGATGTCGGGAGACATGTCGGCCCACGAAGAGATGGGCATGATGACCGAACAGCAACTCGAGCAGCTCCGACAGGCGCAGGGCGCCGAGGCGAGCCGGCTCTTCCTCGACGGAATGATCGCCCATCACGAGGGCGCGGTGCGGATGGCTCAGACCGAGATCGACGGCGGGCAGTCCGAGGCTGCGCGACAGCTGGCCAACGACATCGTCGACACCCAGCAGCGCGAGATCGTCGTGATGAAGCAGATCCTCGGCACGCTGTAG
- a CDS encoding DNA-deoxyinosine glycosylase has translation MTPPTLQGFPPIIAAGARILILGNMPGVASLDAQQYYAHPRNTFWPIAAELFGFDPAAPYDDRATALTEAGVAVWDVLRSCRRVGSLDAAVQRDSMVANNFGDLFTTYPTISRVWFNGAAAERNYRRLVAVEQPLSYATLPSTSPAHTLRFEDKLAVWREALSG, from the coding sequence ATGACGCCGCCCACGTTGCAGGGATTCCCGCCGATCATCGCCGCCGGCGCGCGCATCCTGATACTGGGCAACATGCCGGGCGTCGCATCGCTGGACGCGCAGCAGTATTACGCACATCCGCGCAACACGTTCTGGCCGATCGCCGCCGAACTCTTCGGATTCGACCCGGCCGCGCCCTACGACGATCGGGCCACGGCCCTGACGGAAGCCGGCGTCGCCGTGTGGGATGTGCTGAGATCGTGTCGCCGAGTCGGCAGCCTGGACGCGGCGGTGCAACGGGACAGCATGGTGGCCAACAACTTCGGCGATCTGTTCACCACGTATCCGACGATTTCGCGAGTGTGGTTCAACGGCGCGGCCGCGGAGAGGAACTACCGCAGACTCGTTGCTGTCGAACAACCCCTGAGCTACGCGACACTCCCCTCGACCAGCCCTGCCCACACCCTGCGATTCGAGGACAAGCTGGCCGTGTGGCGTGAAGCGCTGAGCGGTTAG
- the dtd gene encoding D-aminoacyl-tRNA deacylase, with protein sequence MRILVQRVTFARVTVAGGLGTETVGEIRPQGQGLVALVGVTHDDTVDKARRLAEKVWQLRILDDEKSASDVGAPILVVSQFTLYGNTAKGRRPTWNAAAPGAVAEPLVGEFVDALTVLGAPVQTGVFGADMQVELVNDGPVTVLLEL encoded by the coding sequence GTGCGAATCCTGGTGCAGCGGGTGACGTTCGCTCGCGTGACGGTCGCCGGCGGTCTCGGAACCGAGACCGTCGGCGAGATTCGCCCGCAGGGACAGGGGCTTGTCGCACTCGTTGGTGTCACCCACGACGACACCGTCGACAAGGCGCGACGGCTGGCCGAAAAGGTGTGGCAGCTCAGGATTCTCGACGACGAGAAATCCGCGAGCGATGTCGGCGCGCCGATCCTGGTGGTCAGTCAGTTCACGCTCTACGGCAACACCGCGAAGGGCCGTCGCCCGACGTGGAACGCCGCGGCGCCGGGGGCGGTCGCCGAACCGTTGGTCGGTGAGTTCGTCGACGCGCTGACGGTGCTGGGCGCCCCGGTGCAGACCGGGGTGTTCGGTGCGGACATGCAGGTCGAGCTCGTCAACGACGGGCCGGTGACCGTGCTGCTCGAGCTGTGA
- a CDS encoding amidase: protein MNPDDLAFAGAAAQARLLADGVISAPALVETYLDRIAALDPVLRSYRVVLADSARHEAAAAQARLDAGERSSLLGVPIAIKDDIDVAGEVTTYGSAAHGPARTSDADVVGRLRAAGAVILGKTAVPEMMIWPFTETLTFGATRNPYNTDFTPGGSSGGSGAAVAAGLAALAVGSDGMGSIRIPSTWCGLFGIKPQRDRVPLAPHDDAWSGLSVNGPMARSVEDAAVFLDATTTLPGPDGGFVGAARRSPGRLRIALSDKVPPPLAARVGREQRAALVGAGALLRDLGHDVVQRDPDYPPSAVYAQALPRYFRGVSDDVAMLPHPERLDRRTRSFARIGAMVSDRRLAAMRAAEHDITARILSIFDDVDVVITPGSAAGPSRVGAYQRRGAIATLALVSARVPFQAMFNVTGQPAAVVPWGVDAHGIPTSIQLVGRPCDEATLLSLSAQIETARPWRDRRPAVS from the coding sequence GTGAACCCCGACGATCTCGCCTTCGCCGGCGCCGCTGCCCAGGCGCGACTCCTGGCCGACGGGGTGATCAGTGCGCCCGCCCTCGTCGAGACCTACCTCGACCGGATCGCGGCACTCGACCCCGTGCTGAGGTCCTACCGGGTGGTGCTGGCCGACAGCGCGCGGCACGAGGCGGCCGCCGCGCAGGCTCGACTCGATGCCGGGGAACGGTCATCACTACTCGGGGTGCCGATCGCGATCAAGGACGACATCGACGTCGCCGGTGAGGTGACCACCTACGGAAGTGCCGCCCACGGGCCGGCTCGAACCAGCGACGCCGACGTCGTCGGCCGCCTTCGCGCCGCGGGCGCGGTGATTCTCGGCAAGACCGCGGTGCCGGAGATGATGATCTGGCCCTTCACCGAGACCCTCACCTTCGGAGCCACCCGAAACCCGTACAACACCGATTTCACACCGGGCGGCAGCAGTGGCGGCAGTGGTGCCGCGGTGGCAGCGGGTCTGGCGGCGCTGGCCGTCGGTTCCGATGGCATGGGGTCGATTCGGATTCCGTCGACGTGGTGCGGGCTGTTCGGTATCAAACCCCAACGCGATCGTGTTCCGCTGGCACCGCACGACGACGCCTGGAGCGGACTGAGTGTGAACGGTCCGATGGCACGCTCGGTCGAGGATGCCGCGGTGTTCCTGGACGCGACGACGACGTTGCCCGGCCCGGACGGCGGATTCGTCGGTGCCGCCCGACGCTCGCCTGGGCGCCTACGAATTGCGTTGAGCGACAAAGTTCCACCGCCGCTGGCCGCTCGTGTCGGCCGGGAGCAGCGGGCCGCGCTCGTCGGAGCCGGCGCGTTGCTCCGAGACCTCGGCCACGACGTGGTGCAGCGCGACCCCGACTATCCACCGTCTGCGGTCTACGCCCAGGCGTTGCCCCGCTACTTCCGCGGTGTCAGCGACGATGTCGCGATGCTGCCGCATCCCGAGCGTCTGGACCGGCGCACCCGGTCGTTCGCCCGCATCGGCGCCATGGTCTCCGATCGCAGGTTGGCAGCGATGCGCGCCGCCGAACACGACATCACCGCCCGCATCCTGTCGATCTTCGACGATGTCGACGTGGTGATCACGCCCGGTTCCGCGGCGGGACCGTCGCGCGTGGGTGCTTATCAACGGCGCGGCGCGATCGCCACGCTGGCGCTGGTCTCTGCGCGGGTGCCGTTCCAGGCGATGTTCAATGTCACGGGCCAACCCGCCGCGGTGGTGCCGTGGGGGGTGGACGCGCACGGAATTCCGACGTCGATCCAGCTGGTGGGCAGGCCGTGTGACGAAGCGACGCTGTTGTCGCTGAGCGCGCAGATCGAGACGGCGCGGCCCTGGCGGGATCGACGCCCGGCGGTGTCCTAA